From a single Artemia franciscana chromosome 9, ASM3288406v1, whole genome shotgun sequence genomic region:
- the LOC136030801 gene encoding craniofacial development protein 2-like, which produces MGYIDRELMMIKGGAKSCLDWLGISNKKRVAHFMTKKFRVSVIVVYAPVEPSDGDTSDSDEFYLQLQEQIDGVPGINIVFLLGDFDAQVGRNRDRWYPGLGKFGLGEEKSNGYRLLKFRRYNNLVITNAVFGYKMAHKLKWYSRDGKANLIGYVSL; this is translated from the coding sequence atggggtacatcgACAGGGAACTCATGATGATTAAGGGAGGTGCTAAATCTTGTTTAGACTGGTTAGGTATTAGTAACAAAAAACgagttgctcattttatgactaaaaaattcagggtatcagttatagtagtatatgcccctgttgaaccgagtgacggagatactagtgactcagatgaattttacttacagttacaggagcaaatagacggGGTCCCAGGTATAAATATcgtgtttttactaggagatttcgACGcacaggtcggtagaaatagggatagatggtaccctggcctaggtaaatttggtttaggagaagaaaaaagtaatggctacagacttttgaaATTTCGTAGGTATaataatctagttataaccaatgcgGTATTTGGatataaaatggcccataagttgaaaTGGTACTCGCGTGATGGTAAGGCAAACCTTATTGGTTACGTTAGCCTAtag